In Delphinus delphis chromosome 11, mDelDel1.2, whole genome shotgun sequence, one genomic interval encodes:
- the LOC138414224 gene encoding kelch domain-containing protein 7B-like, with protein sequence MVLRSHPFPRPERPQGTVPRAALESPRDPSISTPSENRESGSSPEEAVPSREDRHGSAGLVTGAGTGGLAEAGARPQQSSTETKEAPTAGPPSGPRGERIEEKHPDSLPSGAAEPRAPSRPPEQTQPGSAPSPVTRQDSQPVPRPRKRSLCEISQSSEREASPAAPGQRRGQEPGEGPSPAGSGQVLTEKQKEARKLMVFLQRRGGWGVVEGPQKPRSSAAGALQRWLDLGSCLEALAFAQQHGDPRLAQKTYAWMSDNLLHVLGDPSLYRQLSGADRERILSLRTSRGQAVLGVLVLPSLYRVSRSGLTRDPRGVEETHAVRPVPPPPRTFLYVFHPRENAWRPLTQVPQEAPLRGCGLCTLHNYLFLAGGIRGSGAEAVCSNEVFCYNPLTDIWSQVRPMRQARAQLKLVALDGLLYAIGGECLYSMERYDPRTDAWTSCAPLPAGSFPVAHEAVACRGDIYVTGGHLFYRLLRYSPAKDAWDECPYSASHRRSSDIVALGGFLYRFDLLRGVGAAVMRYNTVTSSWSRAASLPLPDPAPLRCAVLGNTIYCLNHQVTATFKVSEGTAQFQAKELKPFPPGAKGVLCPFILTLPPVDPLQTAL encoded by the coding sequence ATGGTTCTTAGGAGTCACCCCTTCCCCAGGCCAGAGAGGCCCCAAGGGACAGTCCCAAGGGCAGCTCTGGAGAGCCCCAGAGATCCCAGCATTTCCACACCCTCTGAGAACAGAGAGTCTGGCTCTTCCCCTGAAGAGGCCGTCCCCAGCCGTGAGGACAGGCATGGCTCGGCTGGACTGGTCACAGGGGCAGGCACAGGGGGCCTGGCTGAGGCTGGAGCTCGGCCACAGCAGAGCAGCACCGAGACCAAGGAGGCTCCCACCGCAGGCCCTCCCTCAGGCCCAAGAGGGGAGAGAATTGAGGAGAAACATCCAGACTCGCTGCCATCTGGAGCTGCAGAACCCAGGGCCCCCTCACGGCCACCGGAGCAGACCCAGCCTGGCTCTGCACCCTCCCCAGTTACAAGGCAGGACTCACAGCCTGTCCCCCGGCCACGGAAACGCAGCTTGTGCGAAATATCCCAGAGCTCTGAGCGTGAGGCCAGCCCAGCGGCCCCAGGGCAGCGCCGAGGACAGGAGCCCGGGGAGGGGCCCAGCCCTGCAGGCAGCGGGCAGGTCCTCACTGAGAAGCAGAAGGAGGCCCGAAAACTCATGGTGtttctgcagaggcgggggggctggggggtggtggaggggccCCAGAAGCCCAGATCCTCGGCGGCAGGGGCTCTGCAGCGATGGCTGGACCTGGGCAGCTGCCTGGAGGCACTGGCCTTTGCCCAGCAGCACGGGGACCCCCGCCTGGCCCAGAAGACCTATGCCTGGATGAGTGACAATCTGCTACACGTGCTGGGAGACCCGAGCCTCTACCGGCAGCTGAGTGGCGCTGACCGGGAGCGTATCCTGAGCCTTCGGACCAGCCGGGGCCAGGCGGTGCTGGGGGTCCTCGTGCTGCCCAGCCTCTACCGGGTGAGCCGCTCGGGGCTCACAAGGGACCCTCGTGGGGTGGAAGAAACTCACGCGGTGCGGCCCGTGCCCCCGCCTCCCCGCACGTTCCTGTACGTGTTCCACCCCCGGGAGAACGCGTGGCGGCCCCTGACCCAGGTGCCCCAGGAGGCCCCGCTCCGGGGCTGCGGTCTCTGCACCCTGCACAACTATCTGTTCCTGGCGGGGGGCATCCGTGGATCCGGTGCCGAGGCCGTCTGCTCCAACGAGGTCTTCTGCTACAACCCTCTGACCGACATCTGGAGCCAGGTGCGGCCCATGCGGCAGGCGCGTGCCCAGCTCAAACTGGTGGCGCTGGACGGGCTGCTCTACGCCATTGGGGGCGAGTGTCTGTACAGCATGGAGCGCTACGACCCGCGCACGGACGCCTGGACCTCCTGTGCGCCCCTCCCTGCAGGCAGCTTCCCCGTGGCTCACGAAGCTGTGGCCTGCCGGGGGGACATTTATGTTACCGGCGGCCACCTCTTCTACCGCCTGCTCAGGTACAGCCCCGCGAAGGACGCGTGGGACGAGTGCCCCTACAGTGCCAGCCACCGGCGGTCCAGCGACATTGTGGCTCTGGGGGGCTTCCTGTACCGCTTCGACCTGCTGCGGGGCGTGGGCGCCGCGGTGATGCGCTACAACACCGTGACAAGCTCCTGGAGCCGGGccgcctccctgcccctgcccgaCCCCGCCCCGCTCCGCTGCGCCGTGCTGGGCAACACCATTTACTGCCTCAACCACCAGGTCACAGCCACCTTCAAGGTCTCCGAGGGAACCGCCCAGTTCCAGGCCAAGGAGCTAAAGCCTTTTCCCCCGGGGGCCAAAGGGGTCCTCTGCCCATTCATCCTGACGCTGCCCCCCGTGGACCCGCTGCAGACTGCCCTCTGA
- the KLHDC7B gene encoding kelch domain-containing protein 7B has translation MTQGVLEADSPGWGWDGDGDEDWDGVVLTLLALAVVAATALALHWFGSGQDQEAAGPASTAPRPSQVGGPGPALPPKSKVSGGAEGHSPGQEKPHPPGRGQGSPAAAGAQDQEPPRGEGLAATATPPLKTPGEVASGGALGQQRGDATPEAPRGKGREPRRPGAALLGQSKAEGTSAPLLIHFTPRSPGGEVEVQVEAGGVQAKAPAHQALVHMVERDTSPWQQGVASPGSPGRGPGSRRWQVDRSSGERTCRSPRLDPLSLGTVVSVWDSVGAASSLPAGSQGLPLPQELPPSYTLKTSPPMDVSERGPGKSSPQQAPILALDSGAKATESREAGTLAPRESQRSPASVEGWPRVRREVLVTRSFSEAPGSMGLSQEGPQGGHRLLSQGEGTTEASTAGEAGANGSGDHPFFSSGPEGTKEQGGHSVTEGRGSLQGQHIPIQVSYL, from the exons ATGACCCAGGGCGTCTTGGAGGCTGACAGCCCCGGCTGGGGctgggacggggacggggacgaaGACTGGGATGGCGTCGTGCTGACCCTGCTGGCGCTGGCTGTGGTGGCCGCCACGGCACTAGCTTTGCACTGGTTTGGCTCTGGGCAGGACCAGGAGGCGGCAGGTCCAGCATCCACAGCCCCTCGACCTTCACAGGTGGGAGGACCTGGGCCAGCCCTGCCCCCGAAATCCAAGGTCAGTGGTGGTGCCGAGGGACACAGCCCAGGGCAGGAGAAGCCACACCCTCCAGGACGTGGCCAGGGGAGTccagctgcagcaggggcccaggATCAGGAGCCCCCGCGAGGTGAAGGTCTGGCTGCTACAGCTACACCTCCACTCAAGACACCTGGTGAGGTGGCCAGCGGAGGGGCCTTGGGACAGCAGCGTGGTGATGCCACTCCAGAAGCCCCCCGAGGAAAAGGAAGGGAGCCTCGCAGGCCAGGTGCTGCCCTCCTGGGTCAGAGCAAAGCAGAGGGGACGTCTGCCCCCCTCCTGATACACTTCACCCCCCGGAGTCCTGGCGGAGAAGTGGAGGTGCAGGTAGAAGCAGGAGGCGTCCAAGCCAAGGCACCAGCTCACCAGGCCCTCGTCCACATGGTGGAACGGGACACCAGCCCCTGGCAGCAAGGTGTGGCGTCACCTGGCTCACCGGGGAGGGGCCCAGGCAGCCGCCGGTGGCAGGTGGACCGCAGCTCAGGAGAGAGAACCTGCCGCTCCCCAAGGCTGGACCCCCTGTCCCTGGGCACTGTGGTGAGTGTGTGGGATTCTGTGGGTGCAGCCAGCAGCCTCCCCGCGGGCTCCCAGGGGCTCCCTTTGCCCCAGGAGCTGCCCCCATCGTACACCCTGAAGACTAGTCCCCCGATGGATGTCTCAGAGAGGGGGCCTGGGAAGAGCAGCCCCCAACAAGCCCCAATCCTAGCTCTGGACTCAGGAGCCAAAGCTACTGAGAGCAGGGAGGCTGGGACCCTGGCCCCCAGGGAGTCTCAGAGGTCCCCAGCCTCCGTGGAAGGTTGGCCCCGGGTGAGGAGGGAGGTCCTTGTTACCAGGAGCTTCAGCGAGGCCCCAGGCTCCATGGGCCTATCACAAGAGGGGCCACAGGGGGGACACCGACTCTTGTCCCAAGGGGAGGGGACCACAGAGGCCAGCACTGCGGGTGAGGCTGGGGCTAACGGCTCTGGAGACCACCCTTTCTTCAGTTCAGGGCCTGAAGGGACAAAGGAGCAAGGGGGCCACAGTGTTACAGAAGGGAGAGGATCCCTGCAAGGCCAG CACATCCCCATCCAGGTCTCTTACCTGTAG